From Zea mays cultivar B73 chromosome 3, Zm-B73-REFERENCE-NAM-5.0, whole genome shotgun sequence:
ACCACTAACAGTATCTAACAAAACATATACATATGACCTCACAACTTATATATCAATCGGTTGCTCACGGCAACTAAGGCTCTATTTAATTTAATACTCTTCGTTCTAAAATATAATTTGTTTTAGACTAAACATATATTCATTAATTAAACTACGAAAGATGTTGCCTATAATAGCTCATATATAAAGGTCTGTTTGGTTATATTATGACTGTAAAAAAAATTGTTGTGGGGTGTGAGTTATTAAAAAGATAAAAACCGTTTGATACAAACCACTAAAAGcagttaaaagttcttcgatatatgttgtcACACCCAtctgaaaagccactaaaagcaggtctagAGGTGTTTTTAGTTTTGCAgtgcgagaaagtcggcttttagaagaaaaaaatgtttcctggatccagccctttggtttggtttttggcttttagagtgcaaaagctaaaccaaacacaccctaatatAAGCTACTATAGATGTCCAACAAGTCTGAAGCTCGAAAGGCCGACCCCAAGCACGTTTTTTTTTGGCTCGGTACGAGCACGCCCCCGTCTGTTTAAAAACGGTCCAAGCCGACCCGATACGAATATGTATGCTAGGTCCGGACAGAGAATTAAGCACGTCGTGCTGGCCCGACACGGCCTATTTTTTACTGAGCTGTGCTTTTCGACCTGTTAAGCCCGCTTTTTTCGTGCTTCTGGGCCGGCCCGATCCGTTTAAGCCCGTAGCGTGTTAGACCCGTTCAGGGAAATAAGCTTGTGGGTCTACCAAACCTGGCCCGGTTTTCTAACGTGCCTGACGGGCCTGGCCTGAACTGAGTCGTGTTTCACCGGACCAGGCCAGACGCCGGTTTGAACATCACTACAAGCAACTCTAAAAGATGTTTGATGTGTAACTATTAGTCAGCTAACAATTATTAGCAGGTTTTTGTTATTTCTCCATATCTATTAGCTGCAATTATCTGACCTCGTCGAACTAGTAGGATAGTTATTATTATCTATGAGTCTAGCTAACGTGTTTGGATTGAAGACAGATAATTATTGCCAGATAACCAATATCTATTGGAGATCCAAACCGGGCCTAACCAACACACAAAAGCAACGAGAGAGTAAAGCTGTCTCTTCGGCAACGCCAACTTGCATACAAAAGATTGAGGTCCCAATCCTAAGGATCAATTATTGCAAATTTAACTGGAGTCATGGAATTTCTTGGAGGAAACCACAGATTGTTGGCAACAGCGGCAAGCAAAGGCTTACGGCCCTGATCTCGGCCAGTGATGCTTGATCAGACGGCTAGAATTACCAGATCGCGCTGTGCTAGGTCGCTGACGGTCTGTCTAGTCATCCACCGACTCCCCGCCCGCGCCACCACTGCTCGGCGTGTCTACTCACTCGGTCACTCCTATATAAGACGCTCGCTCGCGGCACTACTGCTCTCGCGCTCGCGCTCTGTGCACAGACGAGAGACGACCTTCCCTTCCCGTTCCTCTGTTTTTATCTCTGCTCCATTCCTCGATCGGCCATGGTGGTCCTCGCCAAGGGTGAGCTCGAGCAGATCGCGCTGCCTGCGGCGGCGCCGCCACGGGCCGACGTGCGGTCGGTGGACCTGTCGGCCCCGGCGGGCCCGGCGCGCGAGGCCGCGGCGCGCGCGCTGGTGGCGGCGTGCGAGGAGCACGGGTTCTTCCGGGTGACGGGCCACGGCGTGCCGGCCGAGCTCGTGCGCGCCGCGGAGGCCGCGGCGGCCGGGTTCTTCGCGCGGCCGCAGGGCGAGAAGGACGGGGAGGCCCCCACGCTCGGGTACGGCAGCAAGCGCATCGGCGGCAACGGCGACCTCGGCTGGGTCGAGTACCTCCTGCTCGGCGTCAACCCCGCCGTGCCCGCCGCCTCCGCGTCCTCCTCGACATTGCCGTTGCGGTGAGTCGTCGCCACTCGCAGCGGCGCAGAACGGTGCCGGCGTTCGGCGTTGCACCGGCATCGCTTCGCTGCTGTCTTGCATGTTTGCTCTCCCTTTCCTTCTCCTTTTGCTGCCAGCATTGCCTTTCCTCAGCTCCATGCTCTGCTCGTGCTTGCAATGTGTCACGTGGAGCAATAACACACGAAGCATACGCACGTGGTCGCAGCACAAACCCCAAGAAGAAGGATCCCGATTCCCAGCACGGTAGCAGCAGCAAGTTGATTGATAGATGATGAATTCTCCGTacgtaataaataaataaaatcacACTAAAGTACTAAACTAGGTAGCTACTTCCAAggaaaaagaaaacaaaaaagaaACGGTATCGTGTCCGTGGATAAGACTGCCCGTCGTGGCTGCCGGCTGCGTCACAGCCTGCGGCGGCCGAGGTACACGCCATTTGACCCACGCCGTCGACGTCGGCGCGCGCGCGACGTCGGTTGCGTCGCATGGTCTCCGTCGACGCGCCGGCGCCGCGCGCCCGTCCCACTAGATGATTGCGcgcgggcggcggcgggcggagGTCGATCGAATCGACACGAACGCAAGCGCGCCATGCATTCCCACCGTCGCGCGTCCCTATCGATGGAGACATCGCTACTTTTCGAAACAAAGAAACCCAGCCAGAAGAAAATAAATTCGCCTGACAACGTTTTCACGGACGCTCGCTGACGCAGGGGCCTTCTGGACGAGTACACGGTGGCGGTGCGGCGGATGGCGTGCGCGGTGCTGGAGCTGATGGCGGAGGGGCTGGGCATCGCCGgcgccggggacggggacggggacacGGTGCTGGCGAGGCTGGTGGCGCGCGCGGACAGCGACTGCATGCTGCGGGTGAACCACTACCCGCCGCGGCCGGCGCTGAACTACCCCTGCCTCACGGGGTTCGGCGAGCACACCGACCCGCAGATCATCTCGGTGCTCCGCGCCAACGGCACGTCCGGCCTGGAGGTCGCGCTGCGGGACGGCGCCTGGGCCTCCGTCCCGCCCGACGGGGACGCCTTCTTCGTCAACGTCGGCGACACCCTGCAGGTACTATATCCTATAGGGACGCGTCTGCAGTGCATGCATGCACGGACGCTAGCTTCTTTTGTCCTCCCACACCGTGCGCGCGAACTGAACGTGTGCAGTGCAGGTGTTGACGAACGGGAGGTTCAGGAGCGTGAGGCACAGGGTGGTGGTGAACAGCGAGAAGTCCCGGGTGTCCATGATCTTCTTCGGCGGGCCGCCGCCCGACGAGAGGCTGGCGCCGCTGCCGCAGCTTCTGGGAGACGACGGCGGCCGGAGCCGGTACCGGGACTTCACCTGGAGCGAGTTCAAGACCAGCGGGTGCAGGACCAGGCTCGCGGAAGACCGCCTGTCCCGCTTCGAGAAGCAGTAGCAGCTCTAGATAAAGCTATTAGTTAGCACAGGATCGACCATATGTATGCTTCTGTATGTCAGTTGTCTTCGCATGCATATGGGCGTTTATAACGTGCTAGCTCGTGTCGTACGTACACGTGTATGCACGCATGGTGCACCACACATGAATGGTGTCGTCATCCAATATCATCCCACTTTTCTTTATTCATCCGGCGTCTGAATTCTATGTTTTTTGTTCAGACAACGTGTTGTCCGTGCATATATCCTATTGGATGTGATCCATTATGGCATGGATAGATCCGTTAACACCCAATAGGCCTGAACGGCTGGTACGGATGAAAACGATCCGAAGGGGCTAAattgtttttattttttttcgAAAAAATATATCGAAACCGATTTTGCCAAAAAATAAATACGATACCGATATTAGGATAATGTTGAAAAACTAGTTTAAAAAAGTAATACATTAGTTAGATGTACGTGCATTGCTATAGTTTCTATATATTATATAGATCGATAGACTTTGTTTAAATGTGAGTTCTAAACTTTTATAATGGTCTGTGCTATATTATTGGAAATAGTCATTGGACGCATCTGGCATGTAACATGCATAAATGCATTTTATATACCGAGTGATAAACCGTAATTCCAATCCCTGCGTCGTGTCCAGTGAGGTGGCTCGGATGACACCAAAGTATCAAACCCTAGTCGCCTCCACTTCCTCCTATATTAAGTTTCGGGGCAAGTCTAGAATTTTTGGGGCAAGTCTAGGAAGGTACAGATCCCATTGGGTCACTAATAAATTTGGCAGATGTTGTGGTTGTGACTTCGAAGCCTCTAGATTAGGGGCCCCCTTGGCAGGGACACTGTCATAGAGCCACACTTTGTGATGACATGCAACTTCTCAACTGCTACCAAGGACTCTTTTTAATCAAAGGGGATGGATATAATGTCGTTAGGCCCCGACATATTGACGTATACTTATCCATAGTGGACATGCACCATTTACCTGTAGAGCATGGAGCACCCAAGGATGGTGTTGTAGGACGTATGGAGCTTGACGATGATGAACTCCACATACTCCATGTAGAAGTTCATCTGAGTGCTGAAGGTGAATGGCAACTCCAGATACATCCTCGGGGAAATTCCCTCAAACGGGCATGTGTTTATGAGTTTCGTGTGTGGGGTTTGCATCTCATCTAAGGCATACATTGACAAGATGTTGAGGTCGGCCCCGCCATCAACTAGGACATGTCTAAGTTTGATGTTGTTAATGCTTGGAGAGAAAGATCTTGAAAGCATCTAGACCCTCATGTGTTTTAAAGATTAATGATAACATTTGATTGTTGTGACTAATGTATATTTTATATAAGAAATTTGAGTTaagtcatttttggaggtaaaATCTAGTTGGGTGGCGGAGACCACCTACCTAATCCTAATAACAATGGGGCTACCTAGGGTTACCCTGAGGTGGTGCAAGAACACAAGAACATGGacaagtttagagtggttcgggccggtaGAGCATAATACGCTATGTCCACTTGTGAGTTGTATTGCTGAGGATGTCTGAGTCCTTGAATTCGTATCgcatgtgccctcccttttatagtccaaggggGCACATACAGAAGTGTTGTGTCCCGACTGGTGGCCCCAGTGATCTAGTATCAAGTAATGTACCACATGGACTATTAAATGTTGTGGCAAATGGAGATCTTCTCCCTTGGCCTTCACGCAGATCTTCTGACCGGGTGTGCCTTGGTCCCTCCTGCTGGCGCGAGTTGGCTAGGAAGTGGAGTCGGTTATGCTAACGTGCGCAGGAGTCGGTTATGCTGACGTGCGCATGAGTTATGATGATAGACTCGAGTTGTCATCTCTAATCAGTGTTGCATAGGGCGCTTTGCCTGAGCCAGCGGTTGTTCATGATCGGTGTCGCCCACGCGCGCGGCACTAAGACACAACTGCATGCCTCAGTAACACACAACTTATTGTGCGACCCATACGTGCGATGCTAAAACACAACTACCTGCCTCATCACCACATGACAGTAAAACTATTTTTACCACCGTGGTGGTTCCCAAAAAGGTGTTTTTGCCCGTGTTCTGCGCGCTCGGTGTTTCAGATCCCGCCTTTTCACACCTTTGCCTACCACCCACTACACATGACTAGCGAGCCTAGGACCCCATGTCATGGTCTAGGTCGCTAGCACACTTGCTGTGGGTGTCCCTTAGTATTCTGCCTAACGCTTCGGGGAAGCGTGGGTTAGTCAGCCTTTAATAAAGGCTTCCACCACATATAGTGGTTACCTTTTTGCATTTTCCTTCTCTCCCAAGCTCCTGTGCCCCTTCGTCTTCATGTGTCCTTGCTCCTTGCACATGTTGTAATCACCACAATGGCTTCCCGCTGAAGATGGCTTCGCCAACAGGTTTTTTAACGCTTGTGTGCACATGTGCTGGGGAGGAGTTTATCGCCTAGAGGACTCTGGGTCCTATTGCGACAAGGGTCGGGTCGTGGGGTGCGGTGCACTCTGGTATTAAGGCGAGGGGAGAGGTCGATGACTCGGCTATTACGGGGGCGGTGTTGAGGGATGCTGCTTCGCACCTTCGCTCGGTAAGAGTCTTTGCGCATGGTTTGATGTTTTTAGGGGTGCGCTTGGGGCTGATTTCGTACTTCTTCGTATTGTCGTTGTTGTTGATGCTCTAGCTCCCTTGGCGGAAGCGCGGGAGGCGATACCTGCGACGAGGACTGAGTGGTCAACCGTTAAGGATGATCTTAAAGAGAAGAAGCGGCAGGCGACCGTGTTCGAGCAGCGGGctgaaaagtcgcctagaggggggtgaatagggcgaatctgaaatttacaaactttaagcacaactacaaactggggttagcgttagaaatataaacgagtccgaaagagagggcgaaaacaaatcacaagcaaataaggcggatgacacggtgatttgttttacagaggttcggttcttgcaaacctactccccgttgaggtggtcacaaagaccgggtctctttcaaccctttccctctctcaaacggtcacttagactgagtgagcttctcttctcaatcaaacgggacactaagtccccacaaggaccaccacacaattggtgtctcttgccttggttacaattgagttggaatcaagaaagaaggaagaagaaaagcaatccaagcgcaagagctcaaatgaacacaagtatctctctcacactagtcactatttgattggaattgtctttggacttaggagaggatttgatctcttgtttgtgtcttgtattgaatgctatagctcttgtatgaggtgtgaaggctgaaaaacttggatgctatgaatggtggatggttgggggtatttatagccccaaccaccaaaagagccgttggtggaggcttctgtcgcatggcgcaccggacagtccggtgcaccaccggacactgtccggtgcgccaaccatgtCACccggtcgttggattctgactgttggagcttctgacatctggaccaccggacagtccggtggtgcaccgaacagtcactgttcactgtccggtgcgccttctggctctgctctgacttctgcgcgtactgtagcgcattaactgccgttgtagacgaccgttggcattgtgtagccgttactccgctagcacaccggatagtccggtgctataccggacagtccggtgaattatagcagagtggcttccagaattcccaaaggtggcaagtttggagtcgggttccctggtgcaccggacagtccggtgcgccagactagggcacacttcggtagtcttttgctctttttatttgaaccctttcttggtctttttattggtttgttgtgaacctttgccacctgtagaactcataatctagagcaaactagttagtccaattatttgtgttgggcaattcaaccaccaaaatcaattaggaaaaggtgtaagcctatttccctttcacgggCGAAGTCCGCTGAAGCTGAGTTGGGCTTCCTGAAGAAGCGACTTGATGAATCAACGACTGAGCTATTAGCTGAGCACCTTCGCTCGTCGGGCTTCGCTCAAAGCGTTCGGGTGCATGCATAAGATGTTTTCAATGATTTTAGTAGTGTGTACCGGGGGTTGGGGCGGTGATCCATCTGATGGATATGGAAGGCAAAGGCCTCTTCGAACGCTGGGCGGCGTGGTTTCGGACGAAGACCACATGGCTCTAGGCTATAATCGAAGGGCTTATGACCTTTTCCACCCTTGTAACTTACGAGAGTGGATTTGAGTCTTTGATCCGCGAGGGTTGTGACCATGTGGAGCGCTTGACCTCGGCTAAGTTTGAAGCTGGAGGTCAGCAAAGTGGCTGGTGCTGCGACAGATGACATGCTCAAATGCATGTGGAGCCCCTTTGGTACGGAggctaactgaaagggaaatgtgccctcgggccatttctaagtattttggtgattgagtgcaaacacaagtgcttaaatgtgaatctatgctcatggatgaacaaagtgcaaatcacaagcaaaggtatgtttctatgtcttagtacattgtttttgtgtactaatatacttgtctaagtattggaaacaggaagaaaaagaaaaggaatgaggtggctgtgtacagccaaggggctgtttcggtttggggcaccggactgtccggtggtgcaccggacagtgtccggtgcgccaggctgcctcggccgaagtggccgctctcgggaattcgccgacggcgtacggctaatattcaccggactgtccggtgtgcaccggactgtccggtgagccaacggtcagctagggccaacggtcggccgcggattccgcgcgcgacacgtggccaagccaacggtcggaagggggcaccggactgtccggtgtgcaccggacatgtccggtgcgccaacggctcccagatctgcaacggtcgactgcgctgtttaaggaaggaaatcgggcaccggacagtgtccggtgtgcaccggactgtccggtgcgcccgatgacagaaggcaagatcagccttccagaattgctctcaacggctcctagctgccttggggctataaaagggacccctaggcgcatggaggagaacaccaagcaacctaagagcattcttgatcatccacactcattctttgcgcattcgtttgtcattctaagtgattcgagctccgttctagtgagaactttgagatagtcttttgagctcgattcttggccgtgtgtgtgcgcatttttgctgtggatttgtgtgtgttgcttccctcccttactccgtatttctttgtgaatctcaagtgtaagggcgagagactccaagttgtggagattcctcacaaacgggaaattgaaaggaaaagcataacaatgtggtattcaagttgatcattggatcacttgagaggagttgagtgcaactctcgtccgttgggacgccacaacgtggagtaggcaagttttgtacttggccgaaccacgggataaatcactgtgtctactctgtgttgaactccttgtggttatcatattgtgcaagatcttctctctagccacttggtattaactgtgctaacacttaatcaaagttttgtggcttaagtttttgaagtatacaggatcacctattcaccccccctctaggtgctctcaattggtatcggagccgttctcttcaagaaagggactaaccgcccgaagagatggatcctaaggggaagggaatcgtgatcaacgacaaggaaaaggagtccttcgtcaacgagccaaaagatgataaatccaatgactctggctcgggccacagacgtaaagatgggaagaagaagaagacaaggcgcatcaaggagatcgtctactacgacagtgacgaatcctcttcttcccaaaaggacgacgacaacgactacaggaagacggtcaattcgaacttttcatttgactattctcgtattccacatagttcgaattcgcatttgctttccattcctctcggcaaacctccacactttgatggggaggactacggattttggagtcacaaaatgcgtagtcatttattctctctccatccaagcatatgggagatcgtagagaatggaatgaaatttgatagctcggatagccctgtgtttattaatgaacaaattcataaaaatgcacaagctactactatgttgctagcctctttgtgcagggacgagtacaataaggtgagcggcttggacaatgtcaagcagatatgggacaccctcaagatttctcacgaggggaacgacatcaccatgctcaccaaaatggagttggtggatggcgagcttggaaggtttgcaatgataaggggcgaggagccaacccaaacatacaaccggctcaagacccttatcaacaaaataaggagctacggaagcacgcgatggacggatcacgacgtca
This genomic window contains:
- the LOC103649600 gene encoding gibberellin 2-beta-dioxygenase 3; this translates as MVVLAKGELEQIALPAAAPPRADVRSVDLSAPAGPAREAAARALVAACEEHGFFRVTGHGVPAELVRAAEAAAAGFFARPQGEKDGEAPTLGYGSKRIGGNGDLGWVEYLLLGVNPAVPAASASSSTLPLRGLLDEYTVAVRRMACAVLELMAEGLGIAGAGDGDGDTVLARLVARADSDCMLRVNHYPPRPALNYPCLTGFGEHTDPQIISVLRANGTSGLEVALRDGAWASVPPDGDAFFVNVGDTLQVLTNGRFRSVRHRVVVNSEKSRVSMIFFGGPPPDERLAPLPQLLGDDGGRSRYRDFTWSEFKTSGCRTRLAEDRLSRFEKQ